The Cervus elaphus chromosome 12, mCerEla1.1, whole genome shotgun sequence genome includes a region encoding these proteins:
- the LOC122705027 gene encoding conserved oligomeric Golgi complex subunit 2-like isoform X3 produces the protein MEKSRMNLPKRPDTLCFDKDEFMKEDFDVDHFMSDCRKRVQLEALRDDLELYYKLLKTAMVELINKDYADFVNLSTNLVETSYG, from the exons ATGGAGAAAAGTAGGATGAACCTGCCCAAGCGGCCGGACACGCTGTGCTTTGACAAGGACGAGTTCATGAAG gAAGACTTTGATGTGGATCACTTTATGTCTGACTGTCGGAAGCGAGTGCAGCTGGAAGCACTTAGAGATGACCTGGAGCTCTACTATAAGCTGCTTAAAACAGCCATGGTTGAGCTCATCAACAAGGACTACGCAGACTTTGTCAACCTGTCAACAAACCTG